In the Candidatus Electrothrix rattekaaiensis genome, one interval contains:
- a CDS encoding sigma 54-interacting transcriptional regulator, with translation MISSEIRYRRLFEAARDGILILDAETGKIADVNPFLNEMLGYSREDFLGKNLWEIGAFKDIDASKAAFSELKQKRYVRYNDLPLETKDGRLIAVEFVSNIYQAGQDEVIQCNIRDITERKRIETALQKAGTELEQRVEERTTELQTALAEISVLKEQVEAENLFFRRELRMKYQCNRIIGQSSGLSDILRMAEQVAPGNTTVLILGETGTGKGLIAAAIHDMSPRRERPLITVNCAALPSNLIESELFGREKGAYTGADTKQLGRFEIADSSTLCLDEIGELPLELQAKLLRVIQHNEFERLGSSRTVKVDVRIIATTNRNLEEETSLGRFRQDLYYRLNVFPLTVPPLRQRKEDIPMLAHAFVERYAKKLGKNITSIRKETIRALQEYPWPGNIRELEGVIERAVILCSGPVLYLTDELKILSPVPPVTSFYERTLEETERHQIMKILSETRWRIEGKDGAAVILGINASTLRARMHKLGICRPQT, from the coding sequence ATGATATCTTCCGAAATCCGTTATCGGCGGCTTTTTGAAGCGGCCAGAGACGGCATCCTGATCCTTGATGCCGAGACCGGCAAGATTGCGGATGTGAATCCCTTTTTGAACGAAATGCTGGGGTATTCCCGTGAAGATTTCTTAGGAAAAAATCTTTGGGAGATAGGTGCGTTCAAAGATATTGACGCATCAAAGGCCGCGTTTTCCGAACTCAAGCAGAAAAGGTATGTCCGCTATAATGATCTGCCGCTGGAGACCAAAGACGGACGGCTGATTGCGGTGGAGTTTGTCAGCAATATTTATCAGGCTGGTCAGGATGAAGTGATTCAATGCAACATCCGCGACATTACCGAACGGAAACGGATCGAAACAGCGTTGCAAAAAGCCGGTACCGAACTGGAGCAGCGGGTAGAAGAGCGGACGACTGAACTTCAGACGGCTCTGGCGGAAATCAGCGTCTTGAAAGAACAGGTTGAGGCAGAGAATCTTTTCTTCCGCCGGGAATTGCGGATGAAGTATCAATGCAACCGCATTATCGGACAAAGCAGCGGTCTCAGCGATATCCTCCGTATGGCCGAGCAGGTGGCACCCGGCAACACCACGGTGCTGATCCTTGGTGAGACCGGCACCGGTAAAGGACTGATCGCCGCCGCTATTCACGATATGAGTCCGCGCCGAGAACGTCCGCTGATCACGGTCAACTGCGCAGCCCTGCCAAGCAATTTGATCGAAAGTGAACTGTTCGGGCGTGAGAAAGGAGCATACACCGGGGCTGATACCAAGCAGTTGGGCCGCTTTGAAATTGCCGACAGCTCCACCCTTTGCCTGGATGAGATCGGCGAACTGCCGCTTGAACTGCAAGCAAAACTGCTCCGAGTCATCCAGCATAACGAGTTTGAACGGCTGGGATCGTCCCGTACTGTCAAAGTGGATGTGCGAATCATAGCTACCACCAACCGCAATCTTGAGGAAGAGACCAGCCTGGGAAGGTTCCGCCAGGACCTGTACTATCGGCTCAACGTGTTCCCCCTCACAGTGCCACCCCTGCGCCAGCGCAAAGAAGACATTCCTATGCTGGCCCATGCCTTTGTCGAGCGGTATGCTAAAAAGCTGGGAAAAAACATCACCTCCATCCGCAAAGAAACGATCAGGGCCTTGCAGGAGTACCCTTGGCCGGGCAACATCCGGGAGCTGGAAGGTGTCATTGAACGGGCAGTGATTCTCTGCTCTGGCCCGGTGCTGTATCTGACCGATGAGCTGAAAATTCTCTCTCCCGTTCCCCCTGTTACATCGTTTTATGAACGGACGCTGGAAGAGACGGAACGGCATCAAATTATGAAAATCCTTTCTGAAACCAGATGGCGCATTGAAGGCAAGGACGGTGCCGCTGTGATCCTTGGCATCAACGCCAGCACCTTGCGGGCACGGATGCACAAGCTCGGTATCTGCCGCCCTCAAACCTGA
- a CDS encoding tetratricopeptide repeat protein, whose amino-acid sequence MVQMRAMMEPEPESAESVIRRMCRALSWADGFALYFVLVNLPSARRAIALQVIEQLERPVIQIDVPPEGFGDTTLDGWLLPKLKELEEQEGVTAETAIFLHGLDKVMPTGKVAMLHFFQLLNWRRSALASVGRPLVIWLPRHALDNMAEHAPDLYDWYSNVYEFASPKEEAEELRSGFYSEFGTEVHPADRQSKAEKEQWLHTLTTLLDEHPKRNAYRARLLNDAGRVHKSSGNLEDALALYRQSLTIYQEIGDRKGEGKTLNNIGQIYNARSDYPTALNYLGQSLSICRKIGDKKGEGATLNNIGQIYQTRGDYTIALNYLEQSLSICRKIGDKGGEGAILSNIAGISWEQGNSGKALPLYEQTLSIYREIGDKAGEGVTLNNLATTAYAKGDHSVALKYIEQSLSIYREIGDKAGEGMTLNNISQIYQIRGDYATALTYLEQSLSIRQEIGDRAGEAETSWNIGRSHQDQGNLRKAEQYISRAVKLAEEIGHPDLERWRKALEELRAEIKGQ is encoded by the coding sequence ATGGTGCAGATGAGAGCGATGATGGAGCCTGAGCCTGAAAGCGCGGAATCCGTTATCCGGCGTATGTGCCGTGCCCTGAGCTGGGCAGACGGCTTTGCCCTCTACTTTGTCCTGGTCAACCTTCCCTCAGCACGCAGGGCCATAGCCCTTCAGGTGATTGAGCAACTAGAACGGCCTGTTATCCAGATTGATGTGCCGCCCGAGGGCTTTGGTGACACCACTCTGGATGGCTGGCTGCTGCCTAAACTCAAGGAACTGGAAGAGCAGGAAGGCGTGACCGCAGAGACTGCCATCTTCCTGCACGGGCTGGATAAGGTTATGCCCACAGGAAAGGTTGCCATGCTCCACTTTTTCCAGCTGCTCAACTGGCGGCGTTCCGCGCTGGCGTCTGTGGGACGGCCCCTCGTCATCTGGCTGCCACGCCACGCCCTGGACAACATGGCCGAGCACGCCCCGGACTTGTATGACTGGTACAGCAATGTCTATGAGTTTGCCTCGCCAAAGGAGGAGGCAGAGGAGCTGCGCAGTGGCTTTTATAGCGAGTTCGGCACCGAAGTGCATCCGGCTGACCGACAGAGCAAGGCGGAAAAAGAACAATGGCTGCATACCCTGACCACGCTGCTGGACGAACACCCGAAACGTAATGCCTACCGGGCCCGGTTGTTGAATGATGCAGGACGAGTGCATAAATCCTCCGGCAACCTGGAGGATGCGCTTGCCCTGTATAGGCAGTCGCTCACCATCTATCAAGAGATTGGCGATAGGAAGGGGGAAGGCAAGACGTTGAACAACATCGGCCAAATTTACAATGCACGGAGTGACTACCCCACCGCCCTGAACTATCTGGGTCAGAGCCTGAGCATCTGCCGAAAGATTGGCGACAAAAAGGGCGAAGGCGCGACGCTGAACAACATCGGCCAGATTTACCAAACGCGGGGTGACTACACTATAGCCTTGAACTATCTGGAGCAGAGCCTGAGCATCTGCCGAAAAATTGGCGACAAGGGCGGGGAAGGTGCGATCTTGAGTAACATCGCCGGGATTAGCTGGGAGCAGGGCAACTCCGGTAAGGCATTGCCCCTGTATGAGCAGACCCTGAGCATCTATCGGGAGATCGGCGACAAGGCCGGGGAAGGCGTGACGCTAAATAACCTTGCTACAACTGCTTATGCCAAGGGCGACCACTCTGTCGCCCTAAAGTATATAGAGCAAAGTCTGAGCATCTACCGGGAAATTGGCGACAAGGCAGGAGAAGGTATGACGCTAAACAACATCAGCCAGATTTATCAAATACGGGGAGATTACGCCACTGCCCTGACGTACTTGGAGCAGAGCCTGAGCATTCGCCAAGAGATTGGCGATAGGGCCGGAGAAGCAGAGACGAGCTGGAATATTGGACGCTCCCACCAGGATCAGGGCAACCTGCGCAAGGCGGAGCAGTACATAAGCCGAGCTGTGAAGCTTGCCGAGGAGATCGGTCACCCTGATTTGGAGAGATGGCGCAAGGCATTGGAAGAGCTGCGAGCGGAGATCAAGGGGCAGTAG
- a CDS encoding DUF2254 domain-containing protein — protein sequence MAGGAIALAFLTVALDPPVTNWVRQNWGWTFTGGAEGTSAVLGCIAASMITLAGVVFSMTLVTLSLASTQLGPRLLRNFMRDTTTQAVLGTFIATFLYCLLVLRTIRRANEVVFVPHLSASLGVLLAVVSVGVLIYFIHHVSVSIQANEIVAVVGTELIEGIERMFPANIAQGTEHGAEQAASRMPTEPPDAALPEVFAQEASPLGATGDGYIQFIDTAALTALAAQEDVLLRLEQGPGHYVVAGCPLVRIWPANRLSDQFVNRVNAAFVLGNQRTSGQDIEFMVNQLVEIAVRALSPGINDPFTAMMCVDHLGSALCRLVQRDMPSPLHHDAQDQLRVVMPVITFSDITDAAFNQIRQYGRSCAAVTIRLLETIAVIAEFAHRSEDCATLLRHAEMIVRGARGGLSEDEDRREAEKRYQTAKRLLNRTTDSDSDICGL from the coding sequence ATGGCCGGTGGGGCCATAGCGTTGGCCTTTCTGACCGTTGCCCTTGATCCGCCGGTGACAAACTGGGTGCGGCAGAACTGGGGCTGGACCTTTACCGGCGGAGCCGAGGGGACAAGTGCCGTGCTGGGGTGCATAGCCGCCTCCATGATCACTCTTGCTGGCGTCGTCTTCTCCATGACCCTGGTCACCCTGTCGCTGGCCTCGACACAGCTTGGCCCCCGTCTGCTTCGCAATTTCATGCGCGATACCACGACCCAGGCGGTCCTCGGCACCTTTATCGCCACCTTCCTCTACTGCCTGCTCGTCCTGCGTACCATCCGCCGTGCTAATGAAGTCGTCTTCGTTCCCCACCTGTCGGCCTCCCTCGGCGTACTGCTCGCAGTGGTGAGCGTGGGGGTGTTGATCTATTTCATCCATCATGTGTCCGTCTCTATCCAGGCCAACGAAATCGTGGCAGTGGTCGGAACGGAGTTGATCGAGGGGATAGAACGGATGTTCCCGGCAAACATCGCACAGGGGACGGAACATGGGGCGGAACAGGCTGCGTCACGGATGCCGACGGAACCGCCTGATGCCGCTCTCCCGGAGGTGTTTGCTCAGGAAGCCTCTCCTTTGGGCGCGACCGGGGACGGCTATATCCAGTTCATTGATACAGCTGCCCTAACGGCTCTGGCCGCGCAGGAAGATGTCCTTCTTCGACTGGAGCAAGGCCCCGGACACTATGTCGTGGCGGGTTGCCCGCTGGTGCGGATATGGCCAGCAAACCGGCTGTCCGACCAGTTTGTGAACCGCGTCAATGCCGCCTTTGTCCTGGGTAACCAGCGAACGTCCGGTCAGGATATTGAGTTCATGGTCAACCAGCTCGTCGAAATCGCGGTACGCGCCCTCTCCCCTGGAATAAATGATCCGTTCACGGCAATGATGTGTGTGGATCACCTGGGTTCCGCGCTGTGTCGTCTGGTTCAGCGGGACATGCCGTCGCCTTTGCACCATGACGCGCAGGATCAGCTCAGGGTTGTTATGCCTGTTATCACGTTCTCGGACATCACGGACGCCGCCTTCAACCAAATCCGCCAATATGGCCGCTCCTGCGCCGCAGTGACCATCCGCCTGCTGGAAACAATCGCCGTGATCGCGGAATTCGCTCATCGTTCGGAGGATTGCGCCACCCTGTTGCGCCATGCCGAAATGATCGTCCGAGGGGCACGCGGCGGGCTGTCGGAAGACGAAGACCGCCGGGAAGCGGAAAAGCGCTACCAAACCGCAAAGCGGTTGTTGAACAGGACAACGGATTCGGATTCCGACATCTGCGGCCTCTGA
- a CDS encoding ABC transporter substrate-binding protein translates to MLTRIVQTILLTAAALVAVSGTSSAVQYVKAPPLTEAISTQVQDVKGGKAVQVPLITWGGDIATILANGNSRNTAAGSLFAKQNLQLKLTRIDDFKQQVETYMQGETPYLRGTIGMVNMAAELLNRDPRTKPVIIYQMTWSNGGDCLVVKSGINSAKDLKGKTIALQAYGPHVDYLAKLLRDAGLKMSDVTIKWVKDLTGTDNTPAEALNAKDVDAAMVIIPDGLMLTSNGSVGTGSEGSIKGAKIMLSTKSANRIIADVYAVRSDYFAAHKQEVQGFVHGLFLAERELKELFKSKKARLADYKKTVTAAADILLDSAAATADTEALYGDCEYVSFLGNVKFFTDTNWPRNLHRLTDEVQTAFITGGLLSRKTPVQAANWDYNVFRKGLTGVDKVEAPRFNTEAVAQVVARKQNLGTLDEGELFSFEVFFQPNQNSFSADQYSDAFAKVVDLASTYGGAVITVEGHSDPMGYLRKNKEKASEIVLTRIKQAAKNLSLTRAIAVRDSIMDYSAAQGVNLDPSQFTVIGQGIMHPRTGLCGQLPCAPKTKEDWLSNMRVVFRIIQIEAEEEAFIPLD, encoded by the coding sequence ATGTTGACACGAATTGTACAGACTATCCTTCTGACAGCGGCAGCCCTTGTTGCCGTATCAGGAACTTCCTCTGCCGTGCAGTACGTCAAAGCCCCGCCTCTTACCGAGGCGATCAGTACGCAGGTTCAGGATGTCAAAGGCGGCAAAGCCGTGCAGGTGCCCCTGATTACCTGGGGAGGTGACATCGCCACCATCCTTGCCAACGGCAACAGCCGGAACACCGCCGCAGGTTCTCTTTTCGCCAAGCAGAATCTGCAACTCAAGCTCACCCGCATAGATGATTTTAAACAGCAGGTCGAGACCTATATGCAGGGCGAAACCCCGTATCTGCGCGGCACCATCGGTATGGTCAATATGGCGGCGGAACTGCTGAACCGTGACCCGCGCACCAAACCGGTTATTATCTACCAGATGACCTGGAGCAATGGCGGTGACTGTCTGGTGGTGAAATCAGGCATTAACTCGGCCAAGGATTTAAAGGGAAAAACCATTGCCTTGCAGGCTTACGGCCCGCATGTGGATTATCTTGCCAAGCTGCTGCGCGATGCCGGGCTGAAGATGTCAGATGTCACCATCAAATGGGTGAAAGACCTGACCGGCACAGACAACACCCCTGCCGAAGCCCTGAACGCCAAGGATGTTGATGCGGCTATGGTGATTATCCCGGACGGCCTTATGCTGACCTCCAACGGTTCTGTGGGCACCGGCTCAGAAGGCTCGATAAAGGGAGCAAAGATCATGCTCTCCACCAAGAGTGCCAACCGTATTATCGCGGACGTGTATGCGGTGCGCAGTGATTATTTCGCGGCCCATAAGCAGGAGGTCCAGGGTTTTGTCCATGGTCTTTTCCTGGCGGAACGGGAGCTGAAAGAACTCTTTAAAAGCAAAAAGGCCCGGCTTGCCGACTATAAGAAGACCGTGACTGCCGCCGCTGATATCCTGCTCGATAGTGCCGCCGCAACTGCGGATACCGAGGCCCTGTACGGGGACTGTGAATATGTGAGTTTCCTAGGCAATGTGAAATTCTTTACCGATACAAACTGGCCGCGCAATCTGCACCGCCTTACGGACGAAGTGCAAACCGCCTTTATCACCGGTGGCCTGTTGAGCCGCAAGACCCCTGTCCAAGCGGCCAACTGGGACTACAACGTCTTCCGTAAAGGTTTAACCGGTGTTGATAAGGTTGAGGCCCCCAGATTCAACACCGAAGCGGTAGCCCAAGTGGTGGCCCGCAAGCAGAACCTCGGTACCCTAGATGAAGGAGAACTCTTTTCCTTTGAAGTCTTTTTCCAGCCCAACCAGAACAGCTTTTCAGCGGATCAGTACAGTGATGCCTTTGCCAAGGTTGTTGATCTGGCCTCCACCTACGGCGGCGCGGTTATCACCGTGGAAGGGCATTCCGACCCGATGGGTTATCTCCGCAAGAACAAAGAAAAGGCATCAGAGATTGTGCTAACCCGGATAAAACAGGCTGCTAAAAACCTCAGTCTGACCAGGGCCATTGCTGTGCGGGATTCCATTATGGACTACAGCGCGGCACAAGGTGTCAATCTTGATCCCAGTCAGTTTACCGTGATAGGACAGGGAATCATGCATCCCCGTACCGGTCTGTGCGGCCAGCTGCCCTGTGCTCCCAAAACCAAAGAGGACTGGTTGAGCAATATGCGGGTGGTCTTCCGCATCATCCAGATAGAGGCTGAAGAAGAAGCCTTTATTCCCTTGGATTAA
- a CDS encoding VWA domain-containing protein — MKKFFSIFSIYATALQTLIALMALSVVLSGCGEDADQRNAPAPQKKTVVSQQQNLPSPPAQAAEAGWPPAADKQENILPADQWTMKNYVMIFDGSGSMGEQRCSGNTTKNAAAQEAVADWAQSVPADANLGLVVFDQKGFSTRLQLGQGERQAFVQQVQAVVAGQGTPLTQAVQTAYDLLTAQARKQLGYGEYHMVIVTDGAANQPERLTRTINAVLAHSPILISTIGFCIADTHSLNQPGRTIYKAADNPEALRQGLQDVLAESESFDDITEF, encoded by the coding sequence ATGAAGAAATTCTTTTCTATATTCTCTATATATGCCACCGCCCTTCAGACCCTGATAGCACTGATGGCACTGAGCGTGGTTCTGAGTGGATGCGGCGAAGATGCTGATCAGCGGAACGCCCCCGCTCCGCAAAAGAAAACAGTTGTTTCCCAACAACAGAACCTGCCCTCTCCTCCTGCACAAGCGGCAGAGGCAGGCTGGCCGCCGGCAGCGGACAAGCAGGAGAATATCCTGCCTGCCGATCAATGGACCATGAAGAATTATGTGATGATCTTTGACGGCTCAGGCAGTATGGGCGAACAACGCTGTTCCGGCAACACAACAAAAAATGCAGCTGCTCAGGAAGCTGTTGCGGACTGGGCGCAATCAGTCCCTGCTGACGCGAACCTAGGGCTTGTCGTGTTTGATCAGAAAGGCTTTTCCACCCGCTTACAACTCGGTCAGGGCGAACGGCAGGCATTTGTTCAGCAGGTGCAGGCGGTCGTGGCAGGTCAAGGTACGCCCTTGACACAGGCTGTGCAGACCGCCTATGATCTTCTGACAGCCCAGGCTAGGAAACAACTGGGCTACGGTGAATATCATATGGTGATCGTCACTGACGGGGCTGCCAATCAGCCGGAACGGCTGACCAGAACGATTAATGCGGTGCTGGCCCATTCCCCGATCCTCATCAGCACCATCGGCTTCTGTATTGCCGATACCCATTCACTCAACCAACCAGGACGAACAATCTATAAGGCGGCTGATAACCCGGAGGCTCTTCGTCAAGGCCTACAGGATGTGCTGGCTGAATCCGAGTCCTTTGATGATATAACGGAGTTCTGA
- a CDS encoding phosphate ABC transporter substrate-binding/OmpA family protein encodes MSKKVTGALILLVLGAGILVGIKLLLPGFIDEQQVNTSDAVKIKGKVRLALDNWIGYFPLRSNEMKTLMRREGWNLVWTDDKADYRARMERLHKGEIDVAVATVDSYLLNGAEFHFPASIVAVLDESKGGDAIVARKKQADSLDSLKGKDGLKIAFTPNSPSHYLLKAAADHFNVPELLPSRKGNRIETEGSEGALKKLLAGKADIAVLWEPDVSRALAEKDIVKLLGTEDTAQLIVDILLVNRNFIQDQPQAVEALLRSYFRVLKRYRDNPDLLEKDVEEETGLPTKTAQTMLHGVQWASLLDNCEQWFGITQGTAYSGGQAREMISDTIESAAATLVNVGDFTSSPVPDQNPYRLVKSSFLQELYTKGISGFTKSGTAAQGTDSLTASFPPLDTAAWERMREVGTLKIEPIIFQHGSAELDLFAEEVLKKVIARLKHYPHFRVVVKGHTGLRGDPAQNKALSQQRANSVAILLQKKFHLDPNRIRAVGYGADRPLQRLPGESNRAYEHRLLRVEIVLVREEF; translated from the coding sequence ATGAGTAAAAAAGTAACAGGCGCGTTAATCCTGCTGGTGCTCGGGGCGGGTATCTTGGTCGGCATCAAACTGCTTTTGCCCGGCTTTATTGATGAGCAACAAGTCAATACCAGCGATGCCGTCAAAATCAAAGGAAAGGTCAGGCTTGCTCTGGACAACTGGATAGGGTATTTCCCCCTGCGCTCCAATGAGATGAAGACCCTGATGCGCCGTGAGGGCTGGAATCTTGTCTGGACAGATGACAAGGCGGATTACCGGGCACGGATGGAGCGGCTCCATAAGGGCGAGATAGACGTTGCTGTGGCCACGGTGGATTCCTACCTTCTCAACGGTGCCGAGTTTCATTTCCCGGCTTCCATCGTCGCGGTACTTGACGAGTCCAAAGGAGGTGATGCGATTGTTGCCCGGAAAAAGCAGGCCGACAGTCTTGACAGCCTGAAAGGCAAAGACGGCCTGAAAATCGCCTTTACCCCGAACAGTCCCAGCCATTACCTGCTCAAGGCGGCGGCTGATCATTTTAATGTGCCAGAACTGCTGCCGAGCCGAAAGGGCAACAGGATCGAAACTGAGGGTTCCGAAGGCGCGTTAAAGAAGCTGCTGGCAGGCAAGGCTGATATTGCCGTGCTCTGGGAGCCTGATGTTTCCAGGGCACTTGCGGAGAAAGATATTGTCAAGCTGCTGGGAACAGAGGATACAGCGCAGCTCATTGTTGATATCCTGCTGGTGAATCGAAATTTCATACAGGATCAACCCCAAGCGGTGGAAGCCCTGCTCCGTTCTTATTTCAGGGTGCTGAAAAGATACCGGGACAACCCAGATCTCCTGGAAAAGGATGTGGAGGAGGAAACCGGTCTTCCGACCAAAACGGCGCAAACCATGCTGCACGGCGTGCAATGGGCCTCTCTGCTGGATAATTGCGAACAATGGTTCGGCATTACCCAAGGCACTGCCTATTCTGGCGGACAGGCCCGGGAAATGATCAGCGACACCATTGAATCGGCGGCAGCAACCCTGGTGAATGTCGGCGATTTCACCTCCTCCCCGGTCCCGGATCAGAACCCCTATCGGCTGGTGAAAAGTTCCTTTCTCCAAGAATTGTATACCAAAGGGATAAGCGGGTTCACCAAATCGGGAACCGCTGCCCAAGGGACAGATTCACTGACCGCCTCGTTCCCGCCGCTGGATACTGCGGCCTGGGAAAGGATGCGGGAAGTGGGCACCCTGAAGATTGAGCCGATTATCTTTCAGCACGGTTCCGCAGAGCTTGATCTGTTTGCTGAAGAGGTGTTGAAAAAAGTTATTGCCCGCCTAAAACATTATCCGCATTTCAGAGTGGTGGTGAAAGGGCACACCGGTTTGCGCGGAGATCCTGCCCAAAACAAAGCCTTATCGCAGCAGCGGGCTAACAGCGTTGCAATTTTATTGCAAAAGAAATTTCATCTTGATCCGAACCGCATCCGGGCAGTGGGATACGGTGCTGACCGTCCTTTGCAGCGGTTACCCGGAGAATCAAACCGGGCCTATGAACACCGGCTGCTGCGGGTGGAGATTGTCCTTGTTCGTGAGGAGTTCTGA
- a CDS encoding toxic anion resistance protein → MDTRTATHTTTALTLPAASDLKNELALADPQALAVAEGENKEIEEAAEKFVVAVLAFDPNDPAQQNARDANIAAVETLGGKTQKEAAHRSAMLKQPIRSLASKSEDGGEVARSLVELNIQVEELDPGKFDFEAGWFARLLGWIPGIGTPLKRYFLKFEQSDTVIDAIVRSLKEGQAQLTRDNITLVQDQKAMRGFTFRLEKTIKLGMRIDDRLNYALEREVEPGDAKASFIQEELLFPLRQRIQDLQQQLAVNQQGVLAIELLVRNNKELIKGVDRAINVTVNMLSVAVTVALALANQKIVLEKIDAINKTTNKLIEENAARLKTQGAAIQKQAASTQLSMESLTRAFADINAALDDISTFRKESLPVMAENILEMDQMTSEAEARIQQQEQGNQAAPTIELDFTGAV, encoded by the coding sequence ATGGACACCCGGACCGCTACCCATACCACTACAGCACTGACCCTGCCCGCTGCTTCAGACCTAAAAAATGAGCTTGCGCTTGCTGATCCGCAGGCACTCGCCGTAGCCGAGGGAGAAAACAAAGAAATCGAAGAAGCTGCGGAAAAATTTGTTGTCGCGGTGCTGGCCTTTGATCCCAATGATCCTGCCCAGCAAAACGCCCGTGATGCCAATATTGCAGCGGTAGAAACCCTGGGCGGAAAGACACAAAAGGAAGCAGCGCACCGCAGTGCCATGCTCAAGCAGCCAATCCGTTCCCTAGCTTCCAAAAGCGAGGACGGTGGCGAGGTTGCCCGATCGCTTGTTGAGCTGAACATACAGGTTGAGGAGCTGGATCCGGGAAAATTCGATTTTGAGGCAGGTTGGTTTGCTCGTCTCTTAGGCTGGATTCCCGGTATCGGCACGCCGCTGAAAAGGTACTTTCTCAAGTTTGAGCAGTCAGACACGGTGATTGACGCCATTGTTCGTTCTTTAAAGGAAGGCCAAGCCCAGCTCACCCGTGATAATATAACCCTGGTGCAGGATCAGAAGGCCATGCGGGGTTTCACCTTTCGTCTGGAAAAAACAATAAAGCTGGGTATGCGGATTGATGATCGGCTGAACTATGCTTTGGAGCGCGAAGTCGAGCCGGGTGATGCCAAGGCGTCGTTTATCCAGGAGGAACTTCTTTTTCCGCTGCGCCAGAGAATTCAGGATCTGCAACAGCAGCTGGCCGTCAACCAGCAGGGTGTCTTGGCCATTGAGCTGCTCGTTCGTAATAACAAGGAGCTGATTAAAGGCGTTGATCGGGCGATCAACGTGACCGTCAATATGCTCAGTGTGGCTGTCACGGTTGCTCTGGCCCTGGCAAACCAGAAGATTGTTCTGGAGAAGATTGATGCCATTAATAAGACAACCAATAAGCTGATTGAGGAAAACGCTGCCCGCCTGAAAACCCAGGGCGCGGCGATCCAGAAGCAGGCTGCCAGCACCCAGCTCAGTATGGAATCCCTGACCAGGGCCTTTGCGGATATTAATGCGGCCTTGGATGATATATCCACCTTTCGTAAGGAATCCCTGCCCGTCATGGCTGAAAATATTTTGGAAATGGATCAGATGACCTCTGAGGCGGAAGCTCGGATTCAACAGCAGGAGCAGGGGAATCAGGCTGCGCCTACCATTGAGCTTGATTTTACCGGGGCTGTTTGA
- a CDS encoding PD-(D/E)XK nuclease family transposase: MSETRTLVSFDWAIKNILRDKANYDVLEGFLSTLLDKNIKILSLLESESNQEDASDKFNRVDLSVEDETGEIYIIEVQAGWERYYLQRLLYGSSKLIVDRMQLGDSFAKVKKVISVSILYFLLGEGENDYLYKGTTDFYGMNTRERLRLKPRKRSAVVGREIDLGRNVFPEYYLIEVERFHNIINSGIDEWVYFFKNSEVRSDFRSKNIQAAAEKLDLLKMSQAERRAYEKYLVNRASEKDMIESAYDEGVEKGLEKGIERGRSDVAVNMVRMGLLTVDQIAQATGLSEDEVRKLSEDEGLSTGQKGSE; the protein is encoded by the coding sequence ATGAGCGAAACACGAACACTGGTCAGTTTCGACTGGGCGATCAAAAACATTCTGCGCGACAAAGCCAACTACGACGTATTGGAAGGCTTTCTGAGCACGCTGTTGGACAAAAACATCAAAATTTTGTCCCTGCTGGAAAGCGAAAGCAATCAGGAGGATGCATCCGACAAGTTTAATAGGGTAGATCTCTCGGTGGAGGATGAGACCGGTGAAATTTACATCATCGAAGTGCAGGCGGGCTGGGAACGGTATTATCTACAGCGTCTCCTGTACGGCAGCTCCAAACTGATCGTGGACCGTATGCAGCTGGGCGATTCGTTTGCAAAGGTAAAAAAAGTCATCTCGGTCAGCATTCTCTACTTTCTGCTCGGAGAGGGTGAAAACGATTATCTCTATAAGGGAACGACTGACTTCTACGGCATGAACACCAGGGAGAGGTTACGTCTGAAGCCGAGAAAGCGCAGTGCGGTGGTGGGACGCGAGATTGATCTTGGCAGAAATGTGTTTCCAGAATACTACCTGATTGAGGTGGAACGTTTTCATAACATCATCAACAGCGGCATCGACGAGTGGGTATATTTCTTCAAGAATTCCGAGGTCAGATCGGATTTCCGGTCAAAGAACATTCAGGCGGCGGCAGAGAAACTTGACCTGCTGAAAATGTCCCAAGCGGAACGTCGGGCGTACGAGAAATATCTGGTCAACAGGGCCAGCGAAAAAGATATGATCGAATCTGCGTATGACGAAGGGGTTGAGAAAGGACTTGAAAAAGGAATTGAGAGAGGCAGGTCTGACGTGGCTGTTAATATGGTGCGTATGGGGCTGCTGACGGTTGATCAGATCGCGCAGGCAACGGGGCTGTCAGAGGATGAAGTCAGGAAACTTTCTGAAGATGAAGGGTTGAGCACAGGACAAAAAGGGTCGGAGTAA